One genomic segment of Paenibacillus durus includes these proteins:
- a CDS encoding ester cyclase: MLSKKKLIQSIAGALILGTVLLVSACSNAASADKTAEPPKKEIQLLKDLPQPQSMTIDPALNASEADTMVQTAQRFYAFWNTGNEEFISQAVSPDFIDNTLPKGRPQGPEGLKFASSRFRKIVPDLQCSIEDLLVVGDKVTARLSFTGTDTGEFMGNKPTGKPIHFMAIDILRIKDGKLVEDWHLEDNLTFMQQIGVVAEK, translated from the coding sequence ATGCTATCAAAAAAGAAATTAATTCAATCGATTGCTGGTGCTCTCATCTTAGGAACAGTGCTTCTCGTATCAGCATGCAGTAATGCGGCCTCGGCCGATAAAACCGCTGAACCCCCTAAAAAAGAGATTCAACTGTTGAAGGATCTTCCACAACCCCAATCAATGACGATAGATCCGGCTTTGAATGCAAGCGAAGCAGACACAATGGTTCAAACCGCGCAGCGCTTTTACGCATTCTGGAATACGGGTAATGAGGAATTTATTTCGCAGGCCGTTTCACCAGACTTCATTGATAACACGCTGCCGAAGGGGAGACCTCAAGGTCCGGAAGGTTTGAAATTCGCCTCCAGCAGATTCCGCAAAATCGTTCCTGATTTGCAGTGCAGCATTGAGGATTTATTGGTGGTTGGGGACAAGGTAACAGCCCGTCTCTCATTCACGGGTACGGACACAGGTGAGTTCATGGGGAACAAGCCGACCGGAAAGCCCATTCATTTCATGGCGATCGATATTTTACGTATCAAGGATGGGAAACTCGTTGAAGATTGGCACTTGGAAGATAACTTAACTTTCATGCAGCAAATCGGCGTCGTGGCGGAAAAATAA